In the Solanum pennellii chromosome 5, SPENNV200 genome, one interval contains:
- the LOC107020688 gene encoding polyadenylate-binding protein 2-like, whose translation MDEEEHEVYGGEIPMEAETEADMDNHPAADEDAVKELDEMKKRLKEMEDEAAALREMQAKVEKEMGSVQDPANADASQANREEVDSRSIFVGNVDYACTPEEVQQHFQACGTVNRVTILTDKFGQPKGFAYVEFVEQEAIQEALQLNESELHGRQLKVMPKRTNVPGMKQFHPRRFNPYQPYGFRRPYAPAPYFYSPYGYGKVPRFRRASRYMPYY comes from the exons ATGGACGAAGAAGAGCATGAAGTTTACGGAGGAGAAATCCCAATGGAGGCTGAAACGGAAGCTGATATGGACAATCATCCTGCCGCCGACGAGGATGCCGTTAAG GAATTGGATGAGATGAAGAAACGGTTGAAAGAGATGGAAGATGAAGCTGCTGCTTTACGTGAGATGCAGGCCAAAGTGGAGAAAGAGATGGGCTCTGTTCAAG ATCCTGCTAATGCAGATGCATCCCAGGCAAACCGCGAGGAGGTGGATTCAAGATCAATATTTGTTGGCaat GTTGATTATGCATGTACCCCCGAAGAAGTTCAGCAACATTTCCAGGCATGTGGTACTGTGAATCGAGTTACCATCCTGACTGATAAGTTTGGTCAACCTAAAGGTTTTGCATATGTGGAATTTGTGGAACAAGAAGCTATTCAGGAAGCACTCCAGCTGAATGAGTCAGAACTGCATGGACGCCAGTTGAAG GTTATGCCCAAGAGGACTAATGTTCCAGGGATGAAACAGTTCCACCCAAGACGTTTCAATCCTTATCAACCTTACGGATTCAGAAGGCCATATGCACCTGCCCCTTATTTCTATTCTCCTTATGGAtatgg GAAAGTTCCAAGATTCAGGAGGGCTTCGCGGTACATGCCTTACTATTAA
- the LOC107018963 gene encoding EPIDERMAL PATTERNING FACTOR-like protein 1, with product MEAMNITSFFSSLIFSIKEIVIAFLILLLLLSPNSYSLNPNYKHETLNSTKDVLVEEKSRLGSMPPSCYNKCNQCHPCRAIQVPSLPSNNGVEPRGGVARTQARSMDHTTIESSILHAGASRYSNYKPLGWKCRCGGHFYNP from the exons ATGGAAGCTATGAATAtaacttcatttttttcctcATTAATTTTCTCTATCAAAGAAATTGTTATTGCATTTCTcattcttcttctactactcTCTCCTAATTCCTATTCCTTAAACCCTAATTATAAACATGAAACCCTAAACTCTACAAAG GATGTTTTAGTTGAAGAGAAGTCAAGATTGGGTTCGATGCCACCAAGTTGTTATAATAAATGTAATCAATGCCATCCATGTAGGGCAATTCAG GTTCCAAGTCTACCGAGTAATAATGGTGTCGAACCAAGAGGTGGTGTGGCTCGAACCCAAGCTAGGTCCATGGACCACACCACTATTGAATCGTCAATTTTACATGCAGGAGCTAGCAGGTACTCGAATTACAAGCCACTTGGATGGAAATGTAGATGTGGGGGTCACTTCTACAATCCATAG
- the LOC107020191 gene encoding uncharacterized protein LOC107020191 — protein sequence MIPLFLTSTGFYGKRLDLYANNLPDYQQKSHSEPLSIKNVTHVPQQEESSNDCGLYTSLFAEYMSNGVFDISHIDIDSKYHRQRYGTLLWHYAKSKNDEGAISESEVTGTVASKKGGPRTHKEQVMDTTNYPTPKFRNRK from the exons ATGATTCCTTTATTTCTGACGAGCACAGGGTTTTATGGCAAAAGGCTTGATTTGTATGCGAATAATCTCCCTGATTATCAACAAAAGTCTCATTCTGAACCTCTCAGTATCAAGAATGTTACACATGTTCCTCAACAAGAAGAAAGTTCAAA TGATTGTGGTCTATACACATCTCTCTTTGCCGAATACATGAGCAATGGTGTTTTTGATATATCACATATTGATATTGATTCAAAATATCATCGTCAAAGATATGGTACATTACTTTGGCATTATGCAAAATCAAAGAATGATGAAGGCGCAATAAGTGAAAGTGAAGTTACAGGAACAGTTGCTAGCAAGAAGGGTGGACCTCGAACTCATAAAGAACAAGTTATGGACACCACCAATTATCCTACTCCAAAATTCCGTAACAGGAAGTAG